Proteins encoded in a region of the Roseateles sp. SL47 genome:
- the pncB gene encoding nicotinate phosphoribosyltransferase → MTAPVIRSLLETDLYKFTMWQAMLHRHSEAQAEYRFACRNTPQYPLADLVQDLSRELDHLCALSFTADELAYLRTLRFIKTDFIDFLRIFRFQRDFVSICADGDRLDIVVRGPQVHVMGFEIFLLAMVNELYFRRFDPVPALAEGRRRLHDKIELLRSFVRDEPPRRHPFQFFDFGLRRRFSGDWHREVLSTLKTKLPTQFRGTSNVLLAKELDLVPIGTMAHEYLQSYQATGVRLRDHQKAALEDWVQEYRGDLGIALTDVISMDAFLADFDLYFAKLFDGLRHDSGDPVVWGEKALAHYEKLRIDPHTKRLVFSDALDMPKAISLYRHFADRTQLGFGIGTKLSNDMGLQTLNIVVKLTHVDGQPVAKLSDSPGKTMCEDQTFLAYLRQVFKVPAV, encoded by the coding sequence ATGACGGCCCCAGTGATCCGCAGCCTGCTAGAAACCGATCTCTACAAGTTCACGATGTGGCAGGCCATGCTGCATCGGCATTCCGAGGCCCAGGCCGAATATCGCTTCGCGTGCCGCAACACCCCCCAATATCCGCTGGCCGATCTGGTGCAGGATCTTTCTCGCGAGCTGGACCATCTCTGCGCGCTGAGCTTCACCGCCGACGAGCTGGCCTACCTGCGCACGCTGCGGTTCATCAAGACGGACTTCATCGACTTCCTGCGCATCTTCCGCTTCCAGCGTGATTTCGTTTCCATTTGCGCCGACGGGGACCGCCTCGACATCGTGGTGCGGGGCCCGCAGGTCCACGTGATGGGCTTTGAGATCTTCCTGCTGGCGATGGTCAACGAGCTGTATTTCCGCCGCTTCGATCCCGTGCCAGCCCTGGCGGAAGGCCGTCGGCGCCTGCACGACAAGATCGAGCTGCTGCGCAGCTTTGTGCGGGACGAGCCGCCGCGCCGCCATCCCTTCCAGTTCTTTGATTTCGGCCTGCGCCGCCGCTTCTCGGGCGATTGGCATCGCGAGGTGCTGTCCACGCTGAAGACCAAGCTGCCGACGCAGTTCCGTGGCACCTCCAACGTGCTGCTGGCCAAAGAGCTGGACCTGGTGCCCATCGGCACCATGGCCCATGAATACCTGCAGAGCTACCAGGCCACCGGCGTGCGCCTGCGGGACCACCAAAAGGCCGCGCTGGAAGACTGGGTGCAGGAGTACCGGGGCGACCTGGGCATTGCGCTGACCGATGTGATCAGCATGGATGCCTTCCTGGCCGACTTCGACCTGTATTTCGCCAAGCTGTTCGACGGCCTGCGCCACGACTCCGGTGATCCGGTGGTGTGGGGCGAAAAGGCCCTGGCGCATTACGAGAAGCTGCGCATCGACCCGCACACCAAGCGTCTGGTGTTCTCGGACGCGCTGGACATGCCCAAGGCCATCTCGCTGTATCGCCACTTCGCGGACCGCACCCAGCTGGGCTTTGGCATCGGCACCAAGCTCAGCAACGACATGGGCCTGCAGACGCTGAACATCGTGGTGAAGCTGACGCATGTGGATGGCCAGCCGGTGGCCAAGCTGTCGGACAGCCCCGGCAAGACCATGTGTGAAGACCAGACCTTCCTGGCCTATCTGCGGCAGGTGTTCAAGGTGCCGGCGGTCTGA
- a CDS encoding nitrite/sulfite reductase: MYAYTDFDRQFVHARAAQFRDQLERHLAGQLPDDDFRALRLQNGWYIQRHAPMLRIAVPYGVLSSRQMRQLARIAREYDRGYGHFTTRQNLQFNWIPLAQGADVMDLLADVDMHGIQTSGNCIRNITSDVTAGVAADELVDPRPYAEVLRQWSTLHPEFAFLPRKFKIAISGAAEDRAAIGWHDIGLQLRRNEAGEVGFQVLVGGGMGRTPIVGQEINAFVPWQHILVYLEAIVRVYNRFGRRDNMYKARIKILVKAEGQAFFDAVNQEYQQILSTDEGGHEQIIPEAELARVAASFVEPAGVTPLPATDLFAGAEPGYRRWLERNVLPHRVSGYRSVTLSLKRVGLPPGDATDAQMDAAADLSDRFSHGELRVSHDQNLLLPWVKESDLPALYAAAKEHGFATPNIGLLTDMITCPGGDFCALANARSIPLASEITERFQDLDELWDIGDIDLHISGCINSCGHHHSGHIGVLGVDKDGTEWYQITLGGSDGSTLSGPSVAGKVIGPSFAADEAADAVEAVIATYRRERLAGERFIATVRRIGLDAFKQAANAIRRTTAAH, encoded by the coding sequence ATGTACGCCTATACCGATTTCGACCGCCAGTTCGTCCACGCCCGTGCGGCCCAGTTCCGGGACCAGCTCGAACGCCATCTCGCGGGCCAGTTGCCCGACGACGACTTCCGTGCGCTGCGGTTGCAGAACGGCTGGTATATCCAGCGCCATGCGCCCATGCTGCGCATCGCCGTGCCGTATGGCGTGTTGTCCAGCCGCCAGATGCGGCAGTTGGCCCGTATCGCCCGCGAGTACGACCGCGGTTATGGCCACTTCACCACCCGGCAGAACCTGCAGTTCAACTGGATTCCGCTGGCCCAGGGCGCGGATGTGATGGATCTGCTGGCCGATGTCGACATGCACGGCATCCAGACCAGCGGCAACTGCATCCGCAACATCACCAGCGATGTGACGGCCGGTGTGGCCGCCGACGAGCTGGTGGACCCGCGCCCCTATGCGGAAGTGCTGCGCCAGTGGAGCACCTTGCATCCGGAATTCGCCTTCCTGCCCCGCAAGTTCAAGATCGCCATCTCCGGCGCTGCCGAAGACCGTGCGGCCATCGGCTGGCATGACATCGGCCTGCAATTGCGCCGCAATGAGGCTGGCGAAGTCGGCTTCCAGGTGCTGGTCGGCGGCGGCATGGGCCGCACGCCGATCGTGGGCCAGGAGATCAATGCCTTTGTGCCGTGGCAGCACATCCTCGTCTACCTCGAGGCCATCGTGCGGGTCTACAACCGCTTTGGCCGCCGGGACAACATGTACAAGGCCCGCATCAAGATTCTGGTGAAGGCCGAAGGCCAGGCCTTCTTTGATGCGGTGAACCAGGAGTACCAGCAGATCCTGTCCACCGACGAAGGTGGCCATGAGCAGATCATTCCCGAGGCGGAACTGGCCCGCGTGGCCGCGAGCTTTGTGGAACCGGCCGGCGTGACGCCGCTGCCGGCCACCGACCTCTTTGCAGGTGCCGAGCCGGGCTACCGCCGCTGGCTGGAGCGCAATGTGCTGCCCCACCGTGTCAGCGGCTACCGTTCAGTCACCCTGTCGCTCAAGCGCGTGGGCCTGCCGCCGGGCGATGCCACCGATGCGCAGATGGACGCCGCCGCCGACCTGTCCGACCGGTTCAGCCACGGTGAGCTGCGGGTCAGCCATGACCAGAACCTGCTGCTGCCCTGGGTGAAAGAAAGCGACTTGCCGGCGCTGTATGCCGCCGCCAAGGAGCATGGCTTTGCCACGCCCAACATCGGCCTGCTGACCGACATGATCACCTGCCCGGGCGGCGACTTCTGCGCGCTGGCCAATGCCCGCTCCATTCCGCTGGCCAGCGAGATCACCGAACGCTTCCAGGATCTGGATGAACTCTGGGACATCGGCGACATCGACCTGCACATCAGCGGCTGCATCAACAGCTGCGGCCATCACCACAGCGGCCACATCGGCGTGCTGGGCGTCGACAAGGACGGCACCGAGTGGTACCAGATCACCCTGGGCGGCTCGGATGGCTCCACGCTGTCGGGCCCGTCTGTCGCCGGCAAGGTCATCGGCCCTTCGTTTGCAGCGGATGAAGCTGCCGACGCTGTGGAAGCCGTGATCGCCACCTACCGTCGCGAACGCCTGGCCGGCGAACGCTTCATCGCCACCGTGCGACGCATCGGCCTGGACGCCTTCAAGCAGGCTGCCAACGCCATCCGCCGCACCACCGCCGCCCACTGA
- a CDS encoding Lrp/AsnC family transcriptional regulator has protein sequence MDTLDHQLIALLRQNARDSIATLAHKLKVSRGTVTNRLSRLESSGQIVGYTVRLRADVAPKQITAWMSIAVEGNRTREVVGILLGEPGVVGLFDTNGRWDLLAELRADTLNELADILERVRLIKGIGATETSIHLQTYKLP, from the coding sequence ATGGACACACTGGACCACCAACTCATTGCCCTGCTGCGGCAGAACGCGCGCGACAGCATTGCGACGCTGGCGCATAAGCTGAAGGTGTCGCGCGGGACGGTCACCAACCGGCTGTCCCGGCTGGAATCCAGCGGGCAGATCGTCGGCTACACGGTGCGGCTGCGGGCGGATGTGGCGCCCAAGCAGATCACTGCCTGGATGAGCATCGCCGTCGAGGGCAACCGCACCCGGGAGGTGGTGGGCATCTTGCTGGGGGAGCCCGGGGTGGTGGGCTTGTTCGACACCAACGGGCGCTGGGATCTGCTGGCAGAACTGCGGGCCGACACGCTCAACGAACTCGCCGACATCCTGGAGCGGGTGCGGCTGATCAAGGGCATCGGCGCCACTGAAACCAGCATCCATCTGCAGACCTACAAGCTGCCTTGA
- a CDS encoding penicillin acylase family protein, whose protein sequence is MNKSMARPWRRWVFRSLAGVLVLLLAAVLAVWMLVRASVPQLDGEIRLPGLTGPLDISRDERGTVTLAGQNRLDLARGLGWVHAQERFFEMDLTRRSASGELSALFGAKALERDRQRRVHRLRARLTERFNTLPAPERALLQAYTEGVNNGLHALPVRSWQYLLLRATPEDWTPVDSLLVISEMYFMLQSGSYDAGLERILVREKAGDAMYEWLYPRGGRWDAPLDGSTVPAAPLPTPADLDLRAGRKGATGTTDLATGGQLVRATPTTEPSQEAQAAWMPAAHGPSAHEPPAHEPPAHGPSAQGSSAQGQTSPASFSPMDTWITERLAALDAPPVIGSNNWAVSGGRTHHGGAILADDMHLGLGVPSIWFRAQFQIGQGSNALRAAGVTLPGLPALVVGSNGHVAWGFTNAYGQWFDWVEVPADAKLTTHNETLQVHGGTAQPFKVEELAGAPVVVTEGQRRFALHWVAHEGEAYSLALDEMLQTRHVSDALAVAQRAGMPHQNLVAADRDGQIGWTIAGRLWSQRGIANSQGHFTDVAGMRHTWLTPDQYPQVLSPAQGQLWTANSRQLGGDRAELIGDGGFDLGARGQQIRDRLAERPKHDEASIGEIHFDDEARFIKTWAVRFQALLKAHPDRTELAQLLAGWNGRADADQAAYRLVRTARLNTLNLLWVSWTRPFLGERQDDAKQRIRWRNQFEYAVVQALDETPAHLLPIEHANWDALLLAQLDEAAKEMSQDLPKDTRGPGSLKAATWGRVNASHIQHVLAKAIPPLSRWLDMPSVPQSGDSNLPHVAGPAFGQSERLVVSPGREERGWLSMPGGQSGHPLSPYYGAGHEDWVLGKPTPLLAGPAQHRLKALAP, encoded by the coding sequence ATGAACAAGTCAATGGCGCGTCCCTGGCGGCGCTGGGTGTTCCGCAGCCTGGCCGGTGTGCTGGTGTTGCTGCTGGCAGCCGTGCTGGCGGTCTGGATGCTGGTGCGTGCCAGCGTGCCGCAGCTGGATGGGGAGATCCGCCTCCCCGGCCTCACCGGCCCTCTGGACATCAGCCGCGACGAACGCGGGACTGTCACCCTCGCTGGACAGAACCGCCTGGACCTGGCCCGAGGCCTGGGATGGGTACACGCCCAGGAACGCTTCTTCGAGATGGACCTGACCCGCCGTTCGGCGTCCGGCGAGTTGTCCGCCCTGTTCGGCGCCAAGGCGCTGGAGCGGGACCGCCAGCGACGCGTCCACCGGCTGCGGGCGCGTCTGACGGAGCGCTTCAACACCCTGCCCGCCCCCGAGCGCGCCCTGCTGCAGGCCTATACCGAAGGCGTGAATAACGGTTTGCATGCGCTACCGGTTCGCAGTTGGCAATACCTGTTGCTGCGCGCCACGCCCGAGGACTGGACCCCCGTGGACTCGCTGCTGGTGATCAGCGAGATGTACTTCATGCTGCAGTCGGGCAGCTACGACGCCGGACTGGAACGCATCCTCGTGCGTGAAAAAGCCGGCGATGCGATGTATGAATGGCTGTATCCACGCGGCGGCCGCTGGGATGCTCCGCTGGATGGCAGCACGGTGCCTGCGGCGCCACTGCCCACGCCCGCCGACCTGGACCTGCGTGCCGGCCGCAAGGGTGCCACCGGCACCACGGACCTGGCCACGGGTGGCCAGTTGGTACGGGCGACCCCGACGACGGAGCCCTCCCAAGAAGCACAGGCCGCCTGGATGCCGGCCGCACATGGGCCGTCCGCACATGAACCGCCCGCTCATGAACCGCCCGCTCATGGGCCGTCCGCTCAGGGGTCGTCCGCTCAGGGGCAAACCTCCCCAGCCAGCTTCTCCCCGATGGACACCTGGATCACCGAGCGCCTGGCCGCCCTGGATGCGCCGCCGGTGATCGGCAGCAACAACTGGGCGGTCTCGGGCGGCCGGACCCACCATGGCGGCGCCATCCTGGCCGACGACATGCACCTGGGCCTGGGCGTGCCCAGCATCTGGTTCCGCGCCCAGTTCCAGATCGGCCAGGGCAGCAACGCCCTGCGCGCGGCAGGTGTCACCCTGCCCGGCCTTCCGGCGCTGGTGGTGGGCAGCAATGGCCATGTGGCCTGGGGCTTCACCAACGCCTATGGCCAGTGGTTTGACTGGGTGGAAGTGCCGGCCGATGCGAAGCTGACCACCCACAACGAGACCCTGCAGGTCCACGGCGGCACGGCGCAGCCCTTCAAGGTGGAAGAGCTGGCCGGCGCCCCTGTGGTGGTCACCGAAGGCCAGCGCCGGTTTGCGCTGCACTGGGTGGCACATGAAGGCGAGGCCTACAGCCTGGCGCTGGATGAGATGCTGCAGACACGCCATGTGAGCGATGCGCTGGCCGTGGCTCAGCGCGCCGGCATGCCCCACCAGAACCTGGTGGCGGCGGACCGAGACGGCCAGATCGGCTGGACCATCGCGGGCCGATTGTGGTCCCAGCGCGGCATCGCCAATAGCCAGGGTCATTTCACCGATGTGGCCGGCATGCGTCACACCTGGCTCACGCCGGATCAATATCCACAGGTGCTATCGCCCGCGCAGGGCCAGCTGTGGACGGCCAACAGCCGCCAGTTGGGTGGGGACCGGGCCGAGCTGATCGGGGATGGCGGTTTTGACCTCGGCGCGCGCGGCCAGCAGATCCGCGACCGTCTGGCGGAACGGCCCAAACATGACGAAGCCAGCATCGGCGAGATCCATTTCGATGACGAGGCCCGCTTCATCAAGACCTGGGCGGTCCGCTTCCAGGCCTTGCTCAAGGCCCATCCGGACCGAACCGAGCTGGCGCAGTTGCTGGCCGGCTGGAATGGCCGTGCCGATGCGGACCAGGCGGCCTACCGGCTGGTGCGGACCGCCCGGCTGAACACGCTGAACCTGCTGTGGGTGTCGTGGACACGGCCTTTCCTGGGCGAGCGCCAGGACGATGCAAAGCAGCGCATCCGCTGGCGCAACCAGTTTGAATATGCCGTGGTCCAGGCCCTGGACGAGACACCGGCCCATCTGTTGCCCATCGAGCATGCCAACTGGGATGCTCTGCTGCTGGCGCAACTGGACGAAGCAGCGAAGGAGATGTCCCAGGACCTGCCCAAGGACACGCGCGGTCCAGGTTCACTGAAGGCGGCCACCTGGGGACGGGTGAACGCCAGCCACATCCAGCATGTGCTGGCCAAGGCGATTCCGCCGCTGTCCCGCTGGCTGGACATGCCGTCGGTGCCACAGAGCGGGGACAGCAACCTGCCCCATGTGGCGGGGCCGGCATTTGGCCAATCGGAGCGCCTGGTGGTGTCACCGGGCCGGGAGGAACGCGGCTGGCTGAGCATGCCGGGCGGGCAGAGCGGGCATCCGCTGTCGCCCTACTACGGGGCCGGGCATGAGGACTGGGTGCTGGGCAAGCCGACGCCGCTGCTGGCCGGGCCGGCGCAGCACCGGCTCAAGGCGCTTGCGCCCTGA
- the ybiB gene encoding DNA-binding protein YbiB, whose protein sequence is MDFAPLLKEIGRGTRGARDLTRDQAERLFGQLLDGTVPDLELGAILIAMRIKGESLDELLGFEAAMKARTTRLTVPPGPRLVLLPAFNGARKQANLMPLVALLLARAGIPVLIHGRHDFDSRISPFELLDALHLPTADTLAQAEAQLTERRLTVLPLARLNPGLDALMALRPRMGLRNSSHSVAKLLDPAPGRSVRVVAVTHPEYVDSMATALPLLSQAGSRALLMRASEGEAYLHLRRKAHLQGFVDGQVWDLQPSPNEDLDVPLSTACEPADNAALIQDMLAGDVPLPDRIQAQVAALMRLARD, encoded by the coding sequence ATGGACTTTGCGCCGCTCCTCAAAGAGATCGGCCGCGGCACCCGCGGCGCCCGTGACCTCACCCGTGACCAGGCCGAGCGCCTGTTCGGCCAACTGCTGGACGGCACCGTGCCGGACCTGGAGTTGGGTGCCATCCTGATCGCGATGCGTATCAAGGGGGAAAGCCTGGATGAACTGCTGGGCTTTGAAGCCGCCATGAAGGCCCGCACCACACGCCTGACCGTGCCGCCCGGCCCACGCCTGGTGCTGCTGCCCGCGTTCAACGGCGCCCGAAAGCAGGCCAATCTGATGCCGCTGGTGGCGCTGCTGCTGGCGCGCGCCGGCATCCCGGTGCTGATCCACGGGCGTCACGACTTCGACAGCCGCATCAGCCCGTTTGAACTGCTGGACGCCCTGCACCTGCCCACGGCCGACACCCTGGCTCAGGCCGAGGCCCAACTCACCGAGCGGCGGCTCACGGTGCTGCCTCTGGCTCGCCTGAACCCCGGTCTGGACGCTTTGATGGCCTTGCGCCCCCGCATGGGCCTGCGCAACAGCAGCCACAGCGTGGCCAAGCTGCTGGACCCCGCGCCGGGCCGCAGCGTGCGCGTGGTGGCCGTGACCCATCCGGAATATGTGGACAGCATGGCAACGGCCCTGCCGCTGCTCAGCCAGGCCGGCAGCCGGGCACTTTTGATGCGAGCCAGCGAAGGCGAGGCTTATCTCCACCTGCGCCGCAAAGCTCACCTGCAAGGCTTCGTCGATGGGCAAGTGTGGGATCTCCAGCCGTCCCCCAATGAAGATCTGGACGTCCCGCTGTCCACCGCCTGCGAGCCGGCCGACAACGCGGCGCTGATCCAGGACATGCTGGCGGGTGATGTGCCCCTCCCCGATCGGATCCAGGCCCAGGTGGCCGCCCTGATGCGGCTGGCGCGGGACTAG
- a CDS encoding DUF934 domain-containing protein has product MKFVIKAQDPWHLCAGEDGPQPHPAAGHHKLLTLEQWHAVRDTWPTGLSTGVLLPNDADVADLAADLPRLSLVVVQFPKWVDGRAYTQARLLRVRHHFTGEIRAVGEVLVDMMPLLQRCGVNAVQLRADQSQAAAERALSFFPGHYQGDVQEHRPAFARPGA; this is encoded by the coding sequence ATGAAGTTCGTGATCAAAGCCCAAGACCCCTGGCACCTGTGCGCTGGCGAGGACGGCCCTCAACCGCATCCGGCGGCTGGCCACCACAAGCTGCTGACGCTGGAACAGTGGCACGCCGTGCGGGACACCTGGCCGACCGGCCTGAGCACCGGCGTCCTGCTGCCCAATGATGCCGATGTCGCCGACCTGGCCGCCGACCTGCCGCGCCTGTCGCTGGTGGTGGTGCAGTTCCCGAAATGGGTGGATGGACGGGCCTACACCCAGGCCCGGCTGCTGCGCGTGCGCCATCACTTCACCGGCGAAATCCGCGCCGTGGGCGAAGTGCTGGTGGACATGATGCCGCTGCTGCAGCGCTGCGGCGTGAATGCGGTGCAGCTGCGGGCGGACCAGTCCCAGGCCGCCGCCGAACGGGCCCTGAGCTTCTTCCCCGGTCATTACCAGGGGGATGTCCAGGAGCATCGCCCGGCGTTCGCGCGTCCCGGAGCCTGA
- a CDS encoding putative bifunctional diguanylate cyclase/phosphodiesterase — MSNNTRGVPSAEKGHWLQFSVTTAVAGLLMCLINLHFGLLEKTAQAQGMGRALLERVAFTAESDRPAALRGALEHYPSLGGLTLCRNMTCSRESGQIVPRPSCSTSTLALCVEVHSDREPGVSLQMRLNPRDVYADLARDLSVLFAAQFIGMLVWLLSSRRQRHQLRETEHRLRLAANSDPLTGLLNRGAFDDIIEQALQAPSRDGWILYLDLDGFKSINDQHGHPIGDAVIVAVGGRLRNAFKQDGQVARLGGDEFGILVTGTPLRPVDAVVRSVFDALESPVAAHRLFLKVGGSVGVARLGLDVLSAAEAQRRADIAMYEAKRRGRNQAAVFDASQDVARQQDYRLRMDLRSALARDELQVAYQPLVTASGQLHSLEALARWNHPTLGPIPPDVFIPLAESSGLIGTLGMAVVGHACRDLVALRRQGVSVPTISINLSAQQLADPQLTQHLLTHLHAVGLTPADLELEITESAIMDPDSQAPDQVERLSSEGFEMAIDDFGTGYSSFARLQTLPARTLKLDRSFIRALDSPHGQLLARTMLDLGRQLGMICVAEGVETQAQAQWLLSHRCEVLQGYLIGKPMPAAALPQWARERRAPPPTQALATPAPFPAAPVSAPASAPPTGATSAHDPAGCTSGQ; from the coding sequence ATGTCGAACAACACTCGGGGTGTGCCCTCGGCGGAGAAGGGCCACTGGCTCCAGTTCTCCGTCACCACCGCCGTTGCCGGCCTGCTGATGTGCCTGATCAATCTGCACTTCGGTCTTCTTGAGAAGACGGCGCAGGCCCAGGGCATGGGCCGGGCTCTGCTCGAGCGGGTGGCCTTCACTGCAGAATCGGACCGGCCCGCCGCCTTGCGTGGGGCGCTGGAGCATTACCCTTCGCTGGGCGGTCTCACGCTCTGCCGCAACATGACCTGCAGCCGCGAGTCCGGCCAGATCGTGCCCCGGCCGAGTTGCTCCACCAGCACCTTGGCGCTGTGTGTGGAAGTCCATTCCGACCGCGAACCGGGCGTTTCGCTGCAGATGCGGCTGAATCCCCGGGATGTCTATGCCGACCTGGCCCGCGACCTCAGCGTGCTCTTTGCTGCCCAGTTCATCGGCATGCTGGTCTGGCTGCTCAGTTCGCGCCGGCAGCGCCACCAATTGCGGGAGACCGAGCACCGCCTGCGGCTGGCCGCCAACAGCGATCCCCTCACCGGCCTGCTCAATCGCGGCGCCTTTGACGACATCATCGAGCAGGCGCTGCAAGCGCCCTCCCGCGATGGCTGGATCCTTTACCTGGACCTCGACGGCTTCAAGAGCATCAACGACCAGCATGGCCATCCCATCGGGGACGCGGTGATCGTGGCCGTCGGCGGCCGGCTGCGGAATGCCTTCAAGCAGGACGGCCAGGTGGCCCGCCTGGGGGGCGATGAATTCGGCATCCTCGTCACCGGCACGCCCTTGCGGCCGGTGGATGCGGTGGTGCGCTCGGTCTTTGATGCCCTGGAGTCCCCTGTGGCGGCGCATCGCCTCTTCCTCAAGGTCGGCGGTAGCGTGGGCGTGGCCCGGCTGGGCTTGGACGTCCTATCCGCCGCAGAAGCGCAGCGCCGTGCCGACATCGCCATGTATGAAGCCAAACGGCGGGGTCGCAACCAGGCCGCCGTGTTTGATGCCAGCCAGGACGTCGCCCGCCAGCAGGACTACCGCCTGCGCATGGACCTGCGCAGTGCGCTGGCACGGGACGAACTGCAGGTGGCCTACCAGCCGCTGGTGACCGCCAGTGGTCAGTTGCACAGCCTGGAAGCGTTGGCCCGCTGGAATCACCCGACGCTCGGTCCGATCCCGCCCGATGTGTTCATCCCGCTGGCGGAGTCCTCCGGTCTCATCGGCACGCTGGGGATGGCGGTGGTGGGCCATGCCTGCCGTGATCTGGTGGCGCTGCGCCGCCAGGGTGTGTCGGTGCCCACCATCTCCATCAATCTGTCGGCGCAGCAACTGGCCGACCCCCAGCTCACCCAGCACCTGCTCACCCATCTCCATGCGGTCGGCCTGACACCGGCCGACCTGGAGCTGGAAATCACCGAATCCGCCATCATGGACCCGGACAGCCAGGCGCCAGACCAGGTGGAGCGGCTGTCGAGCGAAGGCTTCGAGATGGCCATCGACGACTTCGGCACCGGTTATTCCTCCTTTGCCCGCCTTCAGACGCTGCCCGCCCGTACCCTCAAGCTGGACCGCAGCTTCATCCGCGCGCTGGACAGCCCCCACGGCCAGTTGCTGGCCCGCACCATGCTGGACCTGGGCCGCCAGCTCGGCATGATCTGTGTGGCCGAGGGTGTGGAAACGCAGGCGCAAGCGCAGTGGCTGCTCAGCCACCGCTGCGAGGTGCTGCAGGGGTATCTGATCGGCAAACCCATGCCGGCGGCCGCCCTGCCCCAATGGGCCCGTGAGCGCCGTGCACCGCCGCCGACCCAGGCGCTGGCCACCCCGGCCCCATTTCCGGCAGCACCGGTGAGTGCCCCCGCCAGCGCGCCCCCCACCGGCGCGACCTCCGCCCACGACCCAGCCGGTTGCACCAGCGGTCAGTAA
- a CDS encoding ornithine cyclodeaminase — MTRLLTPRDVARIVHHHSLATTLEQLAQAIARDYGRWSAFDKSARVAHHSQDGVIELMPISDGQLYSFKYVNGHPKNHQVGLPTVMAFGVLADVDTGAPALLSELTLSTALRTAATSALAARHMASPDARVMALIGNGAQSEFQALAFHHLLGITEIRLYDIDPVATNKLERHLRTVPGLRLVRCASTAEAVRGADIVTTVTADKRNATILTPDMLEPGMHINGVGGDCPGKTELHAEVLARARVVVEFEPQTRIEGDLQQMPADFMVTELHRVLSGEAPGRVSADEVTVFDSVGFALEDFSTLRWLNEQSLALGIGQPVSLIPALDDPRDLFGQLTLDPAQVLTQDRSPERSPNRTPMTSPAIPLQDVRQASGPRHPLAA, encoded by the coding sequence ATGACCCGCCTGCTCACCCCCCGGGACGTTGCCCGCATCGTCCACCACCACAGCCTCGCCACCACGCTGGAACAACTGGCCCAGGCCATTGCCCGGGATTACGGTCGATGGTCCGCCTTCGACAAAAGCGCCCGTGTAGCCCATCACTCCCAAGACGGGGTGATTGAGCTGATGCCCATCTCCGACGGTCAGCTCTACAGCTTCAAATACGTCAACGGCCACCCCAAAAACCACCAGGTGGGTCTGCCCACCGTGATGGCTTTCGGCGTGCTCGCCGACGTGGACACCGGCGCTCCGGCCCTGCTGTCGGAATTGACGCTCAGCACGGCGCTGCGCACCGCCGCCACCTCGGCCCTGGCCGCCCGGCACATGGCCAGCCCGGATGCGCGGGTGATGGCGCTGATCGGCAATGGCGCCCAGAGCGAATTCCAGGCCCTGGCCTTCCATCACCTGCTGGGCATCACCGAGATCCGTCTCTACGACATCGACCCCGTCGCCACCAACAAGCTGGAGCGCCATCTGCGCACGGTGCCCGGATTGCGCCTGGTGCGCTGCGCCAGCACCGCCGAGGCCGTGCGTGGAGCAGACATCGTGACCACCGTCACCGCCGACAAACGCAACGCCACCATCCTGACGCCCGACATGCTGGAACCCGGCATGCACATCAACGGCGTGGGCGGCGACTGCCCGGGCAAGACCGAGCTGCATGCCGAGGTGCTGGCCCGCGCCCGTGTGGTGGTGGAATTCGAACCGCAAACACGGATCGAAGGCGACCTGCAGCAGATGCCGGCCGACTTCATGGTCACCGAACTGCACCGGGTGCTCAGCGGAGAAGCCCCAGGCCGCGTCTCGGCGGACGAGGTCACGGTCTTCGACTCCGTGGGTTTTGCGCTGGAAGATTTCTCCACGCTGCGCTGGCTGAATGAGCAGTCGCTGGCACTGGGCATTGGCCAACCCGTGTCGCTGATTCCGGCCCTGGACGACCCTCGCGACCTGTTCGGCCAACTCACGCTGGACCCGGCGCAGGTCCTGACGCAGGACCGTTCGCCGGAACGTTCGCCAAACCGTACGCCGATGACGTCGCCGGCCATCCCGCTCCAGGACGTCCGTCAGGCGTCCGGGCCACGCCACCCCCTGGCTGCATAA